The following are encoded in a window of Cervus canadensis isolate Bull #8, Minnesota chromosome 11, ASM1932006v1, whole genome shotgun sequence genomic DNA:
- the LOC122449891 gene encoding protein mago nashi homolog, giving the protein MSMASDFYLRYYVGRKGKFGHEFLEFEFRPDGKLRCANNSNYKNDVMIRKEAYVHKRVMEELKRIIDDSEITKEDDALWPPPDRVGRQELEIVIADEHISFTTSKMGSLIDVNQSKDPEGLRVFYYLVQDLKCLVFSLIGLHFKIKPI; this is encoded by the coding sequence ATGTCTATGGCCAGCGATTTCTACCTGCGTTACTACGTAGGGCGCAAGGGCAAGTTTGGACACGAGTTTCTGGAGTTTGAGTTTCGGCCGGACGGAAAACTTAGATGTGCCAACAACAGCAATTATAAAAATGATGTCATGATCAGAAAGGAGGCCTATGTACACAAGCGTGTAATGGAAGAACTGAAGAGAATTATTGATGACAGTGAAATTACAAAAGAAGATGATGCTTTGTGGCCTCCTCCTGACAGGGTTGGCCGACAGGAGCTTGAAATTGTAATTGCAGATGAGCACATTTCTTTTACCACATCAAAAATGGGTTCTCTTATTGATGTCAATCAGTCAAAGGATCCTGAAGGCCTTCGAGTATTTTACTATTTGGTACAGGACCTGAAGTGTTTAGTGTTTAGTCTTATTGGATTACATTTCAAGATTAAACCAATCTAA